A window from Salvelinus sp. IW2-2015 unplaced genomic scaffold, ASM291031v2 Un_scaffold1830, whole genome shotgun sequence encodes these proteins:
- the LOC112072134 gene encoding pyruvate dehydrogenase E1 component subunit alpha, somatic form, mitochondrial-like has protein sequence MGIEAGINPTDHLITAYRAHGYTFTRGVSVREIMAELTGRRGGVAKGKGGSMHMYAKHFYGGNGIVGAQVPLGAGVALACQYQGNNQVCVALYGDGAANQGQIFESFNMAALWKLPCIFICENNKFGMGTSVERSSASTEYFKRGDYIPGIKVDGMDVLCVREAIKFAADYCRAGKGPIVMEGHSWREPPHLPVXRLDEVSRYTGFTPPKMTHE, from the exons ATGGGCATCGAGGCGGGCATCAACCCAACAGACCACCTGATCACAGCGTACCGCGCCCACGGCTACACCTTCACACGGGGCGTGTCCGTTAGAGAGATCATGGCTGAACTCACAG GTCGAAGAGGAGGTGTGGCCAAGGGTAAAGGTGGTTCTATGCACATGTACGCTAAACACTTCTATGGAGGGAATGGAATCGTGGGGGCTCAG gttCCATTGGGTGCTGGTGTGGCCCTAGCCTGTCAGTACCAGGGCAACAACCAGGTGTGCGTGGCGCTGTACGGAGACGGAGCAGCCAACCAG GGCCAGATCTTTGAGTCTTTCAACATGGCGGCTCTGTGGAAGCTGCCGTGTATCTTCATCTGTGAGAACAACAAGTTTGGCATGGGGACGTCTGTAGAGAGATCCTCCGCTAGCACTGAGTACTTCAAGAGAGGAGACTATATACCTGGAATCaag GTGGATGGCATGGATGTTCTGTGTGTGAGGGAGGCCATCAAGTTTGCTGCAGACtactgcagagctgggaag GGTCCTATTGTGATGGA AGGTCACAGCTGGAGAGAGCCCCCTCACCTGCCCGTGRCCCGTTTGGATGAGGTGTCCCGTTATACCGGGTTCACGCCCCCAAAGATGACGCATGAGTGA